AGTATTACTGTCTTTTATTAAAAATTTAATGCCTGTAACCTTTTTTCCAGTTTTTATTGGGGTGAAATCAAAAGATATATCACTACCATTTATTTCCTTCTGCGCTTGGACTAAAACTTTATTTTTAAATACGGCATAGTTTTTATAGCTTGGTGGACAATTCAATTTGTATTGAAGTTCATCTATGTTATCAATTCTCCATCCGGTATCCGAGAAGGATTTAAGCATGTAATAAATTCTTTTTGAGTATATACTCCTAAAATTCAGAGTGTATTGAAGCTCATAATAAATTCTTTTTTTCATTTCCAGAAGTGCAGCCTTTAAAGTTTCTCCTATTTCGAAATAAATTGATCCATCCTTGTCATTGTAATTAAGCATACTAAACCAAGTAAAATAAAATTCCTTGCCTGCAGTTTTGTCTTTTATTATAAATTTATTGTGCTTTGTGAAAAGATCCTTTGTAGCCTTCTTTATATCTCTATAAACATTAGTCGAGCCTGAAACAAAGAGATTCTTGTATTTCTCAATATCAATTTTATAAACATGTTTACCATCGTCCTTTATAGTATTTAATATCATGTCTATAATATCATTTTCCTTTGAGGTCAAATTGTATCTAGCTTCAATAAGCTTTTCAGGACGCATTGCTACTAATTTCTTTTTCATAGTATTACCACCTTTTAAGCATATAATTGTCACATTACTATTATAACTATAACTATTACTACATACAAGTAATAGTAACAATTCATTTAGTAACAGTTGCGCATTCATTTAGTAATAGTTTAAAAGTTATTCACATTCATTTAGTAACAATTGCGCATTCATTTGGTAACATTTATACTCCGGAAAGCCTTGATATATCTTGATTTGAGCCAACCCTACTATCTTTACTAATTTGTTGTTATTACTATTATTACAACAATAGAGAGCAGATGTTGTTTTTTTAGAACATTCATTTAGTAATAGTTTAAAAGAAAAATCCGAAAGGTATTAAAACAGGGAAGCTAAATAAACTCTAGCTTCCCTTAAGTATTTATTATTCAAAATCTATATTATTCACGCAAAAATCACACATCTTGTTTATGAGTTCATTTCGGCTGTAGCCTGTTTTCTTGCATATTTG
This DNA window, taken from Clostridium acetobutylicum ATCC 824, encodes the following:
- a CDS encoding replication initiation protein, yielding MKKKLVAMRPEKLIEARYNLTSKENDIIDMILNTIKDDGKHVYKIDIEKYKNLFVSGSTNVYRDIKKATKDLFTKHNKFIIKDKTAGKEFYFTWFSMLNYNDKDGSIYFEIGETLKAALLEMKKRIYYELQYTLNFRSIYSKRIYYMLKSFSDTGWRIDNIDELQYKLNCPPSYKNYAVFKNKVLVQAQKEINGSDISFDFTPIKTGKKVTGIKFLIKDSNTVKVKNEVAVTGATQSENDEATKVQKIFKNHKITNKEAESILKESGGDLKVIKNCYEYALNKNVKNIVGYIRTLVKDFKEPKANVAVDNFNNYEQRKYDFAKIERGLLGWEDDED